In the Zingiber officinale cultivar Zhangliang chromosome 5A, Zo_v1.1, whole genome shotgun sequence genome, aataaaatataattttaatattgtttagtttaatttaggtAATGTTATAATCTAATTTAGTATTTAGTATATTACCCTTTGTTcaattggatatttaattaaatttttagaataaattaaattaataatattaattagaataaatttttagaatattaaattaaatgaGTGGACGGATGGATGAATTAGACATAGGAAGATAATGAAAAGAGAAAGAAATCTTTTTCTCTGCATACTTGTTAGGAAGGTGGATATGTGCAGTGTAAGTTTTATAATTGAAAAAGGGCACATACGTCATTTTAgggtatatggtgtaattttgtgagttaaaaaagGTATATgtgtcattttttttaatatatggtgtaattttgtgaatgaaaGATACATGTGTCATTTTTTTCATCCGTTGCTTTCCATCcgattttgagatgatcaattTTGACTCTAAAACCATCCACTGATCACTGATGGATTATATTTCTcttcccttttaatttaatgaagTAAACAACATAAACTTTTTCACCGTGGAAATTTTTCATTAGTTTTACTTTTTGCTCTCCCAAGTAAACATAGCATTAGTCTCGTCCTATGCTGCTCGCTGTCACAGCTTGCTCGCTTCAAaggataattttagaaaaaaaatattgttcACCCAGAAATCATGGAAAACCTAATGCTTCTAAGGTTTTCTAATTCCGGATTATATTCTCTAATGGCTGATATAATGAGGATGTTACATTATCAAGAATTACTGATTacttaaactaaataaatttattattaataaccTACTAAAGTTATTAACGATAATTTCTAACCAAACGCATCCATTGATAAtcaaatgataataagataaTTAAGGTATACTTTGAATCAAATTCACGCTAAAAGATTTAAgacttttcaaatattttattaatgttACAATGATTTCTTTTAGTTTGCATAAAATAGGTGATATTTTAACTGTAAATAGAATTATTTAGAGCATTGGGcattaaagaaattttagaagCATATTTTAGTGGGAAACTACGAGAGAGTATTTTGATAGCATACTAAAATTATAATCTTTAGAAAATATAGCATAATGTCCAATAACCTTGACACTCCTAGAGTAAATATTAAAATACAATTATTCAAAAAAACTTAATAGCGAGTAAAAAAATAAAGCAgatgataaaaaatatatatgtctTATAGGAGATTTTCCTCCAATGAAAACGAGGGTCTAAAAATACGGTTGAGGTGAGTCTTTATTAGGAGTAgtttttaatttatcttaatagtcggtagaaaatttttataggatttGATCGATCATAATTAGTTAGTTAAAAAACTAGATACTCGGtgctaaaataaaaataagaagttTTATGCCCAGAAGATACGATATAGTAGTTAGACCCTCCGAACTATTAATCAAGCAAACCAACACCAATCAACCACTCATAAAACAAAAAACCTTTTTTTCTTCAAACAACACAAGTCATCAATTGACCACATAGTCAACACAACTAACCCGTTGTGACCACATAATCAACACCACTAACCAGTCGAGTGATCCTACATATAAGTAGACTAATCTTGCTTGACTTTAAGGAATCACATTGACTTTAATCTCTGGACTTGCTTGACTAATCTTTCTCAAAATTAAGTTTACGCCTAAGTAGGGAAAAAACTCCTACTCAAAATCAAAATTCTCGAATTCTCATCTCATATGTCTTAAAATCGGTCCTATATCATCGCTACCTTCTCGACAAGCCTCCCACTTCGGATCCTGCTAAATTCAAGTCAATCTTTGGGTCCAGAGGCGGACCGAAAGAGGGGGCTAAGAGGGGCTTTAGCCCTCCCTCCTCCTCCCCGAGTTCGTCGGATCCGCCTAGTATGACGGTTCCTGATTGTGGGGGCTGCTTTTATAGCTCCGAATCTTCTTCTTCAGCATACTTTTATGCAAGAGGTGATAAAGCATGATGGTGTTGGTGGAGAAATGGAGTCAACCTGAGCTCCAGGCCTTCCATCTTCCATCTCCTCCCCGTCCTTCTTCCCACCCAAAAGGACACGTTGAAGTGCGTCAGCGCATGCGATCGGTTGCAACAGTAATGGATGCCTGTGCAAGGTGGATTCAGCCCCcctgtaaaataaattttaattccgCCCCAGTTTGAGTCCTCAACCTACCgaaacttcactcaccaagagcAAATGGACCAATGTCAACATTTCTAAAGCTTTCATTTGCAAAATGTGATTGGTCAGTAAgatcactaaatcaaacttcAAGTGAGCTGGTCACATTAGTTATATCTAAGAATTGGATATctggattataaaaaaaattgtccAGTTCTATAATTTTGACAAAGAAAGGCATAAATGTATTGAAATGAATAAATTCTCGATACAGTTGGACCAATCTATCCACTGCCTTAATTTCAATATAAAATGTCCAAACATTGGCAGAATCGCCAACTAACTTATTGTTTTAACAAacttattttaatcttaaacgaTCCGAAATAATTTGGTCCCTTCAGTCTTCATGCCTTTTTAGCCTTCACTGGTGAGCGAGGGGGGAAGACGATTCTGAATAACCAACCTGCAGCAATAGCACCAATGAAAGGGAAGATCCAGTAGACATAGAATTGTTCCCACGTATTATGGCGATTGTTGACATAAGCCCAGCCAAATGCCTGTGCATTAGAAGAACCTCATAAGTCAAATTATAATACATAGCAAGCAAGAAGTGGTAAGTAAATGGATTTATCTTTGTAAGAGAAATGCTAGTTATCCAAATTGAACATATACAAAGATCATCATATACTGTCATGTAGAATGGGATCGAGAAGTATTTTTTTCCGAAAACAAAATAGGTGAGCACATTTGTTTACCAATGCATAGAATAGAGCAATGTTTCATACAGCCAGTTCAGAAATCTAACAGCTGTTCTGATGAGGCCCGTATTAGCATCTTTATTTGTTTTCAATGTGGCATTGGGTCCACACCCTTTTGTTCCCACTCGATGGTATCTAATTACTTCATTTAAGCATAAGTGCTGAAAGGTTTTGTCCATATATTTTTATCATCTTCCAATGATCAATGAGGATATAACTCcaacatcattttttttttttatgattgatCAGCAATTTAACTACTGCTAGATACTGACATAGAAACATTGCATTTATAATGGAAGGGGGTATAGAGGTAGCCTGCAGCTGTAATGGTGATGCCAATGTACTCATTAGATTTGCAAAAAGTAACATAATCAGAGTGTTATACCGAGGTTTTAGTATGGTATCACTAGATCACTCAAATTCACACACATATAGTTcatagaaatttaaaataaattgatgaTTCACAAGTCAATCTTACTCAAACTAGGAATCTAGATTTATCAATAAGATTTCTGAAATAAAGTCAATTAGAAAAAAGAAGTTACCATATTGATTTGAGATAGAGTACTCAGTTCCCATTTACACTCAATCAAACCCACTGATGCTGAAGCTTTGTTTGGTGAAGGAAacaatcgattttttttttttttcatttttcatttctcaaCATTTATCATAgtattttccttttcatttcaGAAACATCAAACATCTTCTGCCgaaatataaatatattacaCAGTGGTGTCAAAAAGTTGATGggaaaagttttttattttatatttcaattttcaaattcAGTTTTATGGAAACAGaaaactaaaaatatatatatatatatataattttccaCAGACCAATTACTTTGAGAAAACAATCATAATGTCATAATTACATATCACTAAAACTCCTTCAAGTATATAATCTAGCATTATGTTTAGTGAATTCCATTAAAGCAGATTTGTGAATGATTATGCAACTACTTGGTTGCAGATTTGTGACAATACGAAGAATCATAATGATTTTTTGCCCATGTTATCAATAACATAAACAGGAATAATAGGAGAAATTGATAATAAACCATAAGAAGCTAAGTTGTACATTGGTTGTAAGCCTTAATCTACCAATACTTAAAGGATCATTCTTTGGCAATAAAAGTTCTACTTTGCTGAATGCTGAAAAGATCACACTTAATGTGGGAGGCCACTTGATGGAAGATGCCCTCTTCCtcaccctttttttttttcttttccctttttcttttacaaAATAATACTCCATGCTACCCTTATATGATTGGTTTGTTAAAAGCACAGTATATTTCATTATATATCCCTCTAGATTCAGTGTCCAAATCTATGTAATTTAGTAAGAATTGAGTAGAAATATATCTTAATATAGATTTAAGAGAAATTCAAAGACCTAGGAATAGCAGTACACTCCGAGAGGGGCAGGAGGAGGGAGGTAACAAAGAAGTCAGGGGCGCTTACATTTGCAGGATTCATGGACGGCCCAGTGTAACCGTTTCCGGCAATAATGACCCCAAGGGTGCAGATGGTGATCATCAATGTCTTCACTAATGCGCTCCGAGGCCCCTTGAAGACGATACAAAGCACGGCCACAGAGATGACGAATGTAAGGACACCCTCGGCGATGGCCCCCGTATGCAAATCCACCTTCAAATAAGGCCCGACTAGCATGTTCTTGTACTCCGGCGGCATTACCTCATAGAGGGCCAAGAGCCCACCGATCGCCCCGGCTGCCTGAGAAAAAAACACGCAAAATACATCAAGGCACTCGATCCACCAGCGAAATCGAGACGGAGCGCGAGATCAAACACTACTTGGGCAGGGAAGCGGATGGCCATGGAGATGAGGGAGTCGTCTCCGAATCCCGCCGCGTAGAACGCGGCGTTGCCGGTGGGGTTAAAGCTGGCGCCGCCCAAGGCGTCGGCGATGGCATTGAAGACGAAAACAATGACGAATACGAGGGAGCTGGTGACGAGTAGGGAGAAAGCCTCGCCGTGGATCTGGAACGCGGCCTTGATGACGAAGGTGGCGACGCCCAGGGCGGAGATGCAAAACATCCAGACGAACGTTATAAGGGCGTCCCCGACGGCGGCCTTTACCGCGTTCATCGCCTCCGCCTCTTCGCCGACAACTCCCGGACAGAGATCGGAACCCTACAGAAGAAGCCGCTTCTCCTCTGCTTCTAATCCAGAGCACTCCGCAGGAGAAAGAAATAGTGGCGGTGGCCAGGCACGTCACTACGTCAGGAGAGATAGTGGCGGTGGCCAGGCACGTCACTACGTCAGGAGAGATAGTGGCGGTGGCCAGGCACGTCACTACGTCAGGAGAGAGAGGTTTAATTGAAATAACGATTGGTTTTGGAACTTTCCTATTGTAACCCACCTACCTAGCGAATCCGGGCCAAGTAATACCTACTCATGATCTAACGGATAAGAACGATCTACCTGGAATGCATCGGATCGTTAACCTTATACTATCCGTCCGATTGAAAGGTGGCGGATGGGATGAGTGGAAAAATTGAAGTGAGTACTGACCGTCCGATGATCGCCGATTTGGAGCGTAAATTAAACGAGATCTTTCTGCGTTCATCAACTTCCCCGCATGTTTTCCGTGTGCGTGTAAAATTCTGGATGGCTTTTATGCGGTTTATGCGGCCTTGACGTTTTCCTAATAGCAATTGGACTTTTCATTGTGACATTATTTATTGTATTTACTATttagtaattttataaattttagcaCATAGACTCTTTTTTAGCTAAACGGCATTCGTTAAGGAGATAAGTTGAGACATAACCAAGTAGTATAAGAATTTTTCTACTATTCGAATatcgaagaagaagagaaaacttTTTTAATTAATAAGTGAGCAATATTAATAATAGCTGTCTTTCTCATATGAGTAAGGAACATAAAATTTAGGATAGTAaataaagatttaatttttaagcaCACCACCTGAACCTAGATTTCTGTGAATTGTGGTATTGTTGGTGATCCTATCCGAGAGTTAAGACTATGGATGCTGGAGGACGTGATGTTTCTATTGACTATTGATGAATTCCGAGTCAGAGAGACCTACAACCACAGCAGTGTcggtgccgagccagggaggggttcctcgGCGATTATccttcgacactcaagttagtctcCGACGATGTGTAAGCGAGGAAGCATAGAAGCAGAATAACAGTAACTACAGTAAAGATTTCATACCTTCATTGAAGCTTGGTGCCCTTTATATAGGACTCCGGGGGAGCGCGTGTACACtcctcgatgcgtgcacgcttctcaagacTTCCCCTGAAAAATACATGTCAGAAAAGCGTCTCTAACACCATACCTtaatgacccgagcatatctctgacataacAATGGAAACTTCCGCTGTACGATCCTCCACCTGTTTATGCCGCCAACAATGCCGTCTGTTGGTGGCACGAGTTCCCAAAAGGATATCGCAAGATCCCTAATTTATCTGTTCTGGGGCGAGCGGGAGGACCGCCTAGTCGTCCTGCTGTCTTCGAGCTGAGCGGAATGGCCGCTCGGCCGTCTCTCCGCCGCTCGGGCTCCTTATTGCGACGAACGGGAGGTCGTGCTTTGAAGGTCGTATGCTGGTTTCGAGACCTGATGTAAGTCCGAGCAGGATAGTCGTTTGGTTTCTGTTTTGCCACTACTTTGGTtctctgagcgtcggaagctcggtgtgTGGTCGAGCTATGATAATGTCGGATCAGACATTCCTTATTCTGATCGAGCAAGTGGGTTACCCGATCGAACGATGACAGGAGGCCCGTGACCACCGTGACTTTGACCTCCAGTATGGCAATGACCTTCTGCGGAACGGGGTCCTACCTTATCTCCGGATCAGTTTGAATCGACTATAGGGAATCTGAATAGATATAAATATTTTGCATATTCAAGCGAGCACATAAATTCATGGAATCTATACTGAATCATTGTCAACTCCATACCCTTCACCGACTCCAAGTCCCAAATAGCTTTCGCCTTAGCAACCAAAACTTGTCCATGCCAATCTCGAACAATTATTCCAACATTAGCCCACATCCACATCTAGCTGCTCCAACACTAAAATGGTTCTTAACATCATCATATCTCGCATCCACATCTAGATACTCCAATACTAAAAAGGTTCCTGACCTCATTATAGCCCGTGAACTCATTATAACCCGCATCCACATCTAGCTGAACTTGGTTAGGATCGAGAGATTTCCAAATTCGTTTAGAGTTTACTTTTATCAAAGGGTATAGTATTTCTCCAGACAAGTTAGACTCCCGGAATACCTCAACATCGTAAGCACccaatttattataattttatttacataTTTCT is a window encoding:
- the LOC121982034 gene encoding aquaporin SIP1-2-like, producing MNAVKAAVGDALITFVWMFCISALGVATFVIKAAFQIHGEAFSLLVTSSLVFVIVFVFNAIADALGGASFNPTGNAAFYAAGFGDDSLISMAIRFPAQAAGAIGGLLALYEVMPPEYKNMLVGPYLKVDLHTGAIAEGVLTFVISVAVLCIVFKGPRSALVKTLMITICTLGVIIAGNGYTGPSMNPANAFGWAYVNNRHNTWEQFYVYWIFPFIGAIAAGWLFRIVFPPRSPVKAKKA